The Seriola aureovittata isolate HTS-2021-v1 ecotype China chromosome 7, ASM2101889v1, whole genome shotgun sequence genome includes the window TCTTTTAATTCCCTTAAAAtcaatctaataataataataaaaataataataataattattattattgttttctgttctgtaaTAGTTTTCATAACATAACTAATAATATAGATCTTCTTGCTGAGTTATTTGTGTGTTGATTAAGAGCCACAATATATAGCTTCAGTGTCCCAGGTTTAATTTCAGCTGACAATCTTTGTTGCGTGtcatacctctctctctctcaccatgtatattttcactgtcagtttatccaataaagatgaaaaaacaaaatcacctTAAAAAAATTGTGAATGTAGAAATTATAGAAATTATTGGCTGATCTTTGCCATGCTGTGTTCCCAAGCTGAAATAACCTGCTTCCTTAGGTTTTGGTTAATAGAACCCAAAATGATGCATAATGTAGCAAAGCAATAAATCCAGACAGGACCTAACTGCATTACTGCCATTCCCGCACCTACAATGACAGCTCAACCCTATTAGTTGTTCAGTTACTATGGCAACTAGTACTAAAACCCCAAAAGAGCTGAAGGGAAGAGGTTAAAGGGCAACAGCAGGTCATACGGCAAATAACCAGCACATGACTTGTCTCTGTGTCTGGGTTTACACATACCCAGGCCCATAAAGATGTAATATAAAgtagatgtttctttttttgaaaaatatggtACCACTTTCTGAAGAGACTCTTTATACACAGTTTATAAGGTGTAACTAACAGCTATATTGATCCATGCTAATGTTAATACATGATATCTTTCTATCTCTATCTATCTCCttatctatatatatgtatatatacatatacaaatatatatatatatatatatatatataacaaagACAACCAGTAAACCCTTTATAAAGGAAGCCTTATTTCCAAAACTGTCTGGACTTGGCtgaaatgttatataaatattaGCTGTAGAATGCAACTGAAATGAATGTGAGTAAACTAATGGTTGTCAGAAGAGAAGAGGTGAAAGCATCTCTAATGACTTATAAGTTGGTGTAGAAAGAGATGCCCATTTGAAGCAAGAGCTGCTGtgagcaaagaaagaaaacggTGTTTAGTTGTTGAGAACATCTTCAACGCAGTGTTAATAATTAAtcacagatgaaaacagcagcttgGCTTTATCAATAGAGAACCTGCAGTTCCTGAGGATCATACAATTGTCTACCTATACCTGAACCTTCCACTGCACATGGGAGGTAAATGGAGCATATGTAGCAGGTCCAAATGACCAAACATTGATTTGCAACCTGCATAGGACCTGTGTCCTGTCCCTACTGATCCTGATACTGTGATCAATGAGCTTCTTTTCTGAGGACGATACACCCCACATTCATCTTCTGTGCAGGCGTCTCACTGAAGCCTTTCCACTATAACCACTTTTAATCACATCCCCAGGGCCTCCCCAGTGTTTTCttgttgaaaatgaaactgaggTATTAATTCTCAGGACTGTGAAAGATCACCATATGCTGCAGTTACTGTAGGCATCCCTGCGTCTGTGTTACATTCTTATAATGTTGCTGTGCCGCTCCATAAGTACATTTCATGAACAAATGTGCTCAGTGTTACATAATCCTGCCTCGAGGATGAAATGGTATCAGAGACAACAGTGCATCAGAGGCAGTTCCAATGTGAATCCACCTTCTGGTAAAAGCTTTTGTTCTGCTGCCTTTTGCTACGAGCTTTCCAGCATAAATCCATTCTCAGTAGTTAACTGGGGAGCAGGAGCACTGAGCTTTTGGCCTGCTGAACCTGTCAGTGCAGTACAAGCAAGCAGCGTCTCCCAGTGGTGTGTTACCAAACAGTGTGGAAtaactgatggaaaaaaaaaggtaaacttGGTCAAGTGGGAAGGCCTATCAGTGGTGCTTTTTTGGCCAATCAGCAGCTTTGGGGTTTTTCATTGGCTAAAagggagctgtcaatcaaatccTCCAGGGGCTGTTTTTCTTCGATCTCCTCAGTGTGGTTTAGGAGGTTGTGGAGAAAAGATCCTCTCCGTGAAAACCATGTTCTAGTGGGAGTATTGAGAAAATACTCCCACTTACCAGTAAAAAATATTGGCTTGAGTAAAAATATTGGCAGCAACTTGTAATAAGTATTAGAAGCAAAGGTTTTCAGTAATTTTATGCAGAATTGCAACATTCTGCATAAAATTACTTTCATCATGTCTgtatatttttggcatttttgcaagttgcattttaatgttgtcgTAGTGGAGATGACTTTAACGACTTTTATACAGTTGGATAGATCCTATAGCCATATATCGTATTTTATGATGATCATGTGTTTCATATGTGAAATCCTTAGCTGGTAAATTGTAACTAtagacacaaaataaatctagtcaagtaaaaaaataacagagtAATATGTAGTTGAATAACAGTataaaatagcataaaatggaaattctcaagtaaagtacaagtaccttaaAATCATactttaaatataatataatataatataatataatataatataatatatcatatgatataatataatatatcatatgatataatataatatataacataatatataatatataatataataatatagatGGCGAAGCTCATTCACCTAATGCGATCATAAGGCGATCATATCgatgatatttttaaatttagatttctgattatttttaattttagttttagtttgtttgtttgtttgtttacttttttggATGTACATGAATCTGTTTACACTCTGATGagctttatgttttttgtttttttctagtAGCAGCTTCCAAATGAATATCTGCCTCCATGTTTGCTTCCACTGACGACAATCCAAAAGATCAAAGCATCAAAAATCTAGAGCAGTCTTTAATGTCAGTGAGATATGACAAGTGCACGCAGTCCCCTGCCATACCCAGCTGACGCCCATGGGTGGCACGGCTGTTCCAGACCACTGGAACGAGGACGGACGAGCGGATTCTTCTCCGATTGGTCGGCGGCGTGCGCGTCCCCGTCGTCTCCTCCCGGTTTTCCTGGCATGACCTTTTCCCTTGGCAACCACTTCCTCCGAGCATCCACGGCCATCTTTAATTTGAAATCATTCATGAAAAAGTTGTTTGGCTCATGTAAACACGCCGAACGACACATTTGCGCACAAAGCGGCATCGACGGCGCCGTGTGCATGTAGTTTCCAGCGACAGGCtccacacagagcagagcagagcagagcagagcagcaggctgTCCGCCGAGATTAAGTAAACACCGAAAGCGTACGTGCATATTGTTCATCACAGCGTCTTGTGCATCACACAGGCGCGTTTCCACTCATGTTTAcaagctgctgtctgctcaATGTACTTTTAACTAAACAGTCTGAGTAAACAGCCCAAGTGTGTGGATACTAACGTGTTGCGTTTTACTGAAGGAGTAGTCTGTTGTGTGCGTGCtctggaaacaaacagcaggtggaGCGCTATAATAAGCGTATGGATCATTGTCTGAAGGGCACAGCAGAGTACTCACCACTGCCATGTTCTGCAAATATGCCGGCAACAGGGACATGAAAGTGATTATTTCAGACGCCAGTGTGGACTTTTAACAAAAAATAGACACTTTCTGTTGTGCTTTTAATTTGCCTGTGAATGTCCTGACGGTAACACGAGCCGGTTGTCATTCATTTCCTGCTTTCTGTTTCATGGCAGGATGAGAAAGAAGCAGACTGCCAAACAGCGGAAGACCGAGGAGACCACAGTTGTCCAGGAGTTTGTGGTTGAAAAAATAATCCGCCGCAGGATCTCTAATGGAAGAGTGGAGTACTTTCTGAAGTGGAAAGGCTTCACCGAGTGAGTGGTGTTGCagaatcatatatatatatacatataaatgcGTGCTTACAGTGCATATAATTTATTGTTCCTGCACGATGAATAAAGTGtactctctcctccttctgaCATGTTTACAGTGCAGAAAACACATGGGAACCCGAGGACAATCTGGACTGTCCTGAACTCATTGAAGAGTTCCTGAGAAACACCCATCTTCTATCAGAAGAGAATGAGGAAGAGCAAACTGAACAAGAGTTTGTTCCCAAAGAAGAAATGACAGAGCAAGAGACGGAAATTGTGAGTATGTGAGAAATGCAGTGCTGGAGTGTCTGTAAATGTAGTTGTTTCCATGTTATTTACAGAACGTCTGCACCTGAAtctgcaaaaaggaaaaaaaacaacagcaacatattATTAGATCACACTTCATGTAGTGTATTGCATTAGGTTGATAGTTAGACTCAGAAAATTCAGGAAACTTTTTCTCTTACAGTAAAAGCTGAATTAGAGTAAAAGCATTTGACCATGTTGGCAGAATGTATTCctacttttttgacatttttaatggtGAATATGAAACCAAAGGGCATGTGAATGTAGTTAGTTTTGCTATACCCCTGAAAGTGAAAGCAGTTAAGTTTCCCCTTTTCACAGTGGTGATGATGTACAGTTAAAGAAAATGCCACACATAGACTGTCTTGTCTTCTAACTGCTGTCTGCTGTACCTTTGTCCTTGTCATTTGCTCTGCGGTCCTCTATGCAGTCTCAGCGGCAGACTCACACTTTGCAGAGCGACAGCAACGTCCTCGAGCCAAATGACAAGCAGTCAGATGCACCCACTAACCTCAGCACTTACCTCGAGCCTGAATGCATCATCGgctccacagacagacagggagagctCATGTTCCTCGTCAAATGGTAACTCCACTGCTTCCCTTTTTCTGTCCTTGAATGAATGCCAGTGGTTGGGTAAATGTTTGCCTGACGGTAAAAGCCACACTTGTTTTACAATCCACATGTTCAAACTATAGCAGAGATGATGAAGCATCAGATTTATGAGGGTGTtacgtgttgttgttgttggtatAAAATTGAATATATCATTTACTGAGGAGGCTAAGTTAAGACAACATTGGTGTTGACAACCTGACAAAACATTTCCTGGATTAGTAACAGGTTATGGAGTAAATGTGCTAA containing:
- the cbx3b gene encoding chromobox protein homolog 3b, which encodes MRKKQTAKQRKTEETTVVQEFVVEKIIRRRISNGRVEYFLKWKGFTDAENTWEPEDNLDCPELIEEFLRNTHLLSEENEEEQTEQEFVPKEEMTEQETEISQRQTHTLQSDSNVLEPNDKQSDAPTNLSTYLEPECIIGSTDRQGELMFLVKWKNSDDVALLPAREASARCPQVVIDFYEQKLTWHCGDEEQ